The sequence below is a genomic window from Iodobacter fluviatilis.
TCTGCACCTGCTCCGCATCATACCGCTGGTGCCTGCGTACCCGCTGCAGCTCCAAAGCTAGGCGTTTGGCCAGCTCACACAGGCTTAGCCCCGTATCCACTCTCAGTTGCAAGGGCAAAACATTCACCACAGGCCCCATGGCATTTAGCGCGGCAGACCCCATGCGGCGCATAAATGGCATGCCCAATACCGGCCTTGCCGAGCCGGTCATCTTGGATAAATAAGCAAAAATGCCCGCCATCAGTAATTCTGGCTCACTCACATCAGCCGGTAAGCCTGAGCTTCTTTGCAGCTGAAAGCTTTGCTTTAAGGCATTTACATTGGCAAAAGACTGGCCGCCATGATGGGCATTCAGAGAAACCGGCTGAGCTAAATCAGCGCTGTAGTCCTGCCAGAACTGGCGGTCACGCTGGTAAAGCGCAGACTTTTGATAGGCCTGATATTCATCCACCACGCGGGCAAAAGAGATAAAGGGCGTGGCGCTGACCGCATGGCCTTGTTGCAAATCGGTATAAATTGCAGCAATCCGCCGTGTCAGCGCGCTAAAGCTATAGCCGTCAACGCACACATGGTGATAGCGCTGATACCAGAACCAGCGCTCATTGCCCGCCTTAAAAATAATATGCCGGTACAGCGCCTGCCCCGAATCAGCCGCCTGAGCCTGATCAAGATCGGCACGCATCAGCGCTAGCGCCGCAGCGCTCGCATCGTTTTGATCACTTAAATCTAAGAATTCGGCATCAGGCAGGCAATCTGCGTCCACAGCCAGCGGCAAATATTGCACGGGGCCGGAATCACCCTCCCCAAAACGCGCATGCAGCGTATCTGCTTCACTCAGCCCTAGGCTGACAGCACGTTGCAAGCAGGCCACGTCCAGTGCGCCTTGCAGCTCTGCATAATGCGCAACGGTATAGCCATTTTTTACCGGCGATATCTGATCGGCCAGCCAAATGCCCAGTTGTGATCCAACAATGGGCAATTCCAGCCCGCTCTCTGCTGGGGAGTTCTGCGTAACAGTACTTAACAAGATGCCTATTTCCTTTAATAAGTAGACCCGCTGCGGGCAGACTAAAAATTAATGCACAGACTGGGTGATGCGAATATCCAGCCAGTTCAGCTCAATATATTCAAGGCAGCGGGCATGGCTTTCCGGCCCAAATACCTTATTCCAAGCTGTAGGCACCGCAGCAAAACTGGGCCACAGGCTGTATTGGCCCAAGACGTTTTTCAACACCAAAAAATCCTGGCTTTCATCATCAAAAGGATTAACCTGCTCATTACTCATGCTTTGAATCTCCGCTTAAAACCGGTTTTAAAATGGGCTGACTTCAGCAGGGTATTGATTTGCTAATAGCTCGCTCAGCCCGTCGAGCAGGCCACCCCGCCAGCACAGCCAGTCGTGACCGCCTTCAAACAGGCGGTAACTCACCTGATGGCCTGCCTGTACTAAGGCATCGCGCATGGTTTCATTCACATCAATCATCACGTCTTCACGGCTGCCTGCTTCCTGAAATACCTTTAATGCGCGCGCAGCCGGTGCCAGGCCTGGCAACTCTTCAGCAAGCCGCCCCCTGCTCCCCGGCTTACGAATTGCCGGCTGATTCAGCGGCATTTTTAAAATATCGTGGTAAGGCCACCAGAAAGAGCCAGACTGGCTGAGCACGCAGCCAAAACGCTCCGGCCAGTGCAAGGCAGCGTACATGGCCGACAACCCGCCATAGCTTTGCCCGGCAATCACGGTGCGCTCCGGCTGATCACTGCAAGGCGCAATTTGCTGAATCAGCGGCAAAAGCTCGCTTTGCACGGCTTGCCAAAACTGAGGATTACAAGGCAGCTCAAGACTGCGCTGCCCGCCATCAATTGCATCGATCAGCACATAAACGGCAGCAGGCAGCTGCCCGTCTGCAGTGGCACGGTCAATCGCCGGATATACAGGCATACGTTCAGCCCAGTGCTGGCCATCCAGTAGCAGCACAAGGGCGCGATCGCCATCTGGCTCTCCTGTCTGGTAAACCCAGACCCTGCGCTGATTTGCCAGCATGGCGCTATGCCAATCCAGCAGCTTAAGAGCGGCCAAATCACCCTTATCTTGACCGTCTGCACACCGCCAGGCGGTCTGTGGCGGCGCTTTTGGCAAATGCAGCGCCGACATTGCAGAACGCCATGCGCCAGCGCGGGGAGATTGCAAATTCAAAGGATCTGCCTCTGCAGCCTCAGCGATTGAGCGCCACCAGCTGCGCTGATCGCTGGCCTGCTCAGCAGCCGCCAGCGCTGAAAAATCCGGCAGCCGGGATGCCGCCACGGGCATCAGGCAATAGCTGCCCCGCCAGTCTGCTGGCAGCTGCACCTGCCAGTACCAGATATCGCTGCCTGCCATTCTGACCAGCGATTGCGGGTCTGCACGGTGGTGATCAGTAACCGAATTAACGTCGATATAAACCCGCGCCAGCTCTGAACAAGATTCATCGCCTGCCGGATCGCGCCATAGAAACGTCACCCAAACCCTGTGATCTGCGCACTCCTCAATAAGCGGTGTGCCCTGCTCTGCAATCTTTAACCACCAGCTTTCACTGCCAGCATCAATTGCTTTCAATAAATCTGTGGCTTTGCTTGCTTCTGAATTTAGCTTGCACAACATGCTGCGACTCATCCTTTTTGCTGCTCTTGTCATAAAGGGATTATTGCACATTGTAATGAGAAGTATTATCATTTCATAGCTGCAATTTATTACATATCGCTTAAAAATCACACTATTTAGAAAACAACTGCTGATTTATTGCAATAAAAATGCAAGCAATTGAAATGAATAAGAAAGGTATTTGAATGGATATGCAATGAACTGCCTCGCTCCAACATGACCCGCAAGACCTGAAGCCCAAGGCATTTCGCCAGCAAGCGCTCACATCAATCTCTGACGGAAACAAGAATGAAACACCCAACCCGGCATTACACATTACTGTTAGCAATCAAACTGGCACTTGCGGGCTTAGGCGGGGCAAGCGCCGTGGCCTATGCGGATACATCAGCAGCAGAGCAGGTTTATCAGCTGCCGGCCGGCTCTTTATCCGCTCAGCTGAAACAGTTTTCTCAGCAATCTGGCATCAAGCTCAATATCGATGAAAGCTTAGTTAAGGGCTGGACAAGGCCTGCACTCAATGGCCGTTATTCCGGCCAGCAGGGGCTGAATGCCATTCTGGCCGATACCGGCTTACAAGCTATTGCCAGTGGTGCGGGCTATCAGCTGATTGCCAACACAGCCTATCTGGCCCCCGTTACCGTAACGGGCGAGAAAATAAACCGCTCCATGCAGGAAACCACCACCGCCATCACTGTATTAAATGGCGCTGATCTGGATAAGGGCCATGTCACTTCGATTTATGAAATAGGCAATCGCGCGCCCAACGTCAACATCAATGGCGCAGGCGGCGTAAACATTCGTGGCGTGGAAGGTACTGGCCCGGCAACAGGCGTATTCAGCTTTATCTCTGGCGCACGCCCGCGTGTCAGCACCAGTGTGGATGGCGCGCCGGAAACCTGGTCTGGCCAGCAATATGTTGATTTCGGCATGTGGGATGTAGAGCAGGTCGAGATTTTGCGCGGGCCCCAATCCACCACCCAAGGCCGCAACACCATAGGTGGCGCGGTGGTAGTGAACACCAAAAATCCGACTTCCAGTTGGGAAGGCGCGGTGCGTGCCGGGTATGAAAACGAGGCTGGCAGAACACTGGGCGCAGCCATGATTTCCGGCCCGATTGTGCAGGATGAACTGGCTTTCCGCTTGGCCGCCGAAGGCATCAAAGGCAAGGGTTTTGTGGAATACCCTGGTGATTGGCCTTGGGACCCCTCAGATTTCAAGCGCCAGAATGTCCGCGCCAAATTGCTTTGGACACCCAGCAATATGCCTGATTTCTCGGCCAAGCTCACCGTATCCCAGCGCGATCAGGAAGGCGAATACTTAAACCGGATTAACAGCGCTAATTATTCTGACCGCACCTATTCCAAGCTGAACTCCAGAGTGAATACCCGCACTCAGGATTCATCCAAAACCACGGCAAACATAGACCTTGAGTACAAAATATCTGAGGGCTTAAACAGCCATCTGCTTTATAGCCGTGGCAAATACCATGCCTCTTTCAAAGAAAGCGGCGCTGACCGCTTCCAGCTACAAATGGATGAAAACAGCAACACGCTGGAATCGCGACTGATTTACGATCCGCAAGGCGGCAGAGTCAGTGCGCTGGCCGGGTTTTACTACTACGACCGCCATCAAGATTTAAACGCCAGCCCTTATAACAGCGGCTTCTTTGGCACAGATAAGGTAGACACCCTTGCCGTATTTGGCGAATCCACCATCAGCTTAAACAGCAGTTTTGATCTGAATCTGGGCGGGCGTATCGAGCGTGAAAGCCAAAAACGTAATGTTTTAGGATGGCCAGGCACCAATAATGAAGCGCTGATCAAAACCGATATCTCCGAAACCATGTTTTTGCCTAAAGTCGGCATCATTTACAAAGCGACCCCAGAAACATCGTTCGGCCTAACCTATCGCGAAGGCTATACCCCGGGCGCAGGCAGCATTAACTATGACGACAACAAGTTTTATGAATATGGTAAAGAAAAAGTCAGCACGATTGAGCTGAGCAGCCGCTCCAGCTTCCTAGATAAGCGCCTAGCCTTAAATACCAATCTGTTTTACAACCGCTATAAGGACTATCAGGCTTTACTGAATAATTACTTTACCAATATTCCTAAAGCAGAAAGCTATGGCATTGAAATCAGCGCCGACGCCAGCGTCAATTCCTCGCTTCAGCTCTTTGCATCTTTAGGCTTACTCAGTACCAAAATCACCGAAAGCAATATTCGCAGCGCTTCCGTTGAAGGAAACCGCTTAGGCTACGCAGCACCGGTGTCTGCCAGCTTTGGCTTTAAGCAAAAGTTTGATATGGGCTTCTTCCTAAATGGCGATATCAGCCATACAGGAGAATACTATTCAGACTTAAGCAATACAGAGCAGCTAAAAGCAGGTGATTACACGCTGGCTAATTTGCAAGTGGGCTACGACAAAGGCAATTACGCAGTACGTGCCTATGTTAAAAACCTCTTCAATAGCGATGTGATTTACCGCAAAGGCAGCCGCAATCACGAAGCAGACGCAGGCGCACCGCGCACGCTAGGCGTCACGGTAGATTACCGCTTCTGATAAAAAAACGTCCACCTGCAGAGGTGGACGTTTTTTTATCAGTACTGTTTATTAAGACTTCGCCAACAAGGCCCACCATGCAGCCAACGTGGCCTGCTCGGCCAATTGGGTAAAGCTTAGCTCTACACCCGCCCTTCTCCAGCTCTCTTGCAAGCTCATAACCCGAATCGAATCCAAGCCCCAATCGATCAGATTGTCATCTTCGTGCAAATCAGAAGCGGGAATTTGCAAGCTGCTGGCGATGATTTTCCGCAGCTCATCCAGCGAGGCAGGCAGGCTGCCGCCTTGTAATTGCTGGATTAAAGCCGTGGTGGAAGTGGTGTAGCCGCAGCGCTGCGCCACGTAATCCAACGCCATTTGATGCTCTTTGGCAGAGAAATCAGCCAGCGCATCGCCCACAAAAAAGGCCTGAATATCATTCATAAAGGCATCGCAAGCGGTCATCATGCAGCCGATATGCGCGTAAACGCCGCAAATAATCAGCTGATCACGCCCTTGGCTGCGCATGCTTTCTAGTAAATTTGAGCGCTGAAACGCGCTATAGCGCCATTTGGGCAGCACAGTATCCTGCGGCTGCGGGGTAAGCTCCTGAACGATGCCTTTACGTGCTGGCTGAGCCACAAGACCCGCTCCCCACATATCCTGCAATAGCCCGCGCTCTGCTAAGGTCTGATCTGGCATTTGCGCGGTATACACCACGGGAATACCTAGCTTGGCCGCCAAATCCAAAATACGCCTTGTATTACCAATTAATTCAGGAATAGGCGCGGCAGATTTATCGTAAAAATCAACAAAGTAATCCTGCATATCGTGGATCAGCAGCACAGCGCGTTTTGCATCTGGCTGCCAGCTCACACGGTTAGCAGGAAACTCGGTGGGCATGGGATAAGTACTGATTTTGGGGATGGCCATGTGGATTCTTTTCAGTGTTTAAAGGTCAGTAATGATGCGCAGGGCGGGTGAAATACACGTATTTTTCAGCATCACTCGCGGGTTTCACTCCATGCGCGCAAAGGAAATTATTTTTTATTAGCAAACAGCGAAAAAACCTAATCACCACGCTCTTTGCATAGGGCTTTAAAGCCCCCTTGAAACACGCCGAAGCGAGGAACAAGCGGGACGGGGGATCGCTTGGGAGGAGGATCCAGCCAATCCCGCCCGCCGCCGACTCGATTGGACCGCAACAGGGGCTTTCGTGTTTTGTTGTTGTCGCTTGGCTTCGTTTCTTGGCGAAGCAAGAAAGGAAGGCCCCGCGGTGGCTACCGCTCCAAAATCAACGTGCCGAAGGCGCTAGAAAGGTCTTTTTGACTTTGGTTAGCACATATGGGGTTTCACACGCCCTACGACAGCATAAGCAAGCGCTGCTCTATCATTTGCCGCAGGATTTTTTTGCTGACTTTGCCCACGCCAGTTTTGGGAAAGGCGTCGGTAAACTCGATCCGGTCGGGGATTTTATAAGCGGCGATGCCTAGTTTTCGCAGATAGGCATTCAGCTCCACCGCCCTCAGGCTGGCATCGCGGCGGATCACAAAGGCGCAGCTTTTTTCACCCAGAAAAGCATCCGGCATGGCCACAATCGCCACATCAGCCACGCCCTGATGGGCCAGCAGCAGATGCTCTATTTCTTCGGCAGAGATTTTTTCGCCGCCACGGTTAATCTGATCTTTGGCCCGGCCTTCCACCACCAAATAGCCCTCAGCAGTTTGCCTGACCAAATCACCTGTGCGGTAAAAACCATCGGCAGTGAAGCTGCGGGCATTGTGTTCGGCAGCGCGGTAATAGCCATGAATGGTGTAAGGGCCACGCGTCAGCAAATGCCCCACTTCACCTATGGGCAAGGGCTGATCTTCATCATCCACCACGCGGATTTCATCGTCTGGCGAAATCGGCCTGCCTTGGGTATGCAAAACCAGCGCATCGCTATCGTCATAGCGCGTGTAATTAACAAGACCCTCGGCCATGCCAAAGACCTGCTGCAAGATGCAGCCCAGCTCACGCACTAGGCGGGCCGCCATTTCGCTGTTAAAACGAGCGCCCCCCACCTGCACCACTTTCAGGCTGGATAAATCCGGCTGCAAGCTTGCTGCCGCATCCAGCCATACCGGCACCAAGGGCGGAACCAGAGCAGTGATCGACACACGCTCTGCGGCAATCAGAGGGAAAACATGATCGGGGCTGGAATTACTGCTCAGCACCACCGTGCCACCCGCGTAGAAAACACCAAGGGAGCCTGGCGAGCTGAGCGCAAAATTATGCCCAACGGGCAATACGCAAAGGTAAACGCTCTCCGGGCTAAGCTGGCAGATTTCTGCGCTGCCCCGCAGGCTGTAAATATAATCATCGTGGGTACGCGGAATCAGCTTTGGTGTTCCCGTGCTGCCGCCTGACAGCTGAAAAAACGCGACATCTGAAGCCTCAGGCGGTGCGGGCAGCGGGCCAGCTGGCAAATCATGCAAGGCCGTAAATGGCCCTGCATCGCCCAGCACCAATACATGCTGCAAACTTGGCGACACGGCTTTTACTTCGCTGGCCAGATTGCGATAATCAAAGCCACCATGCTGATCGGCGATGATATAAGCCACCGCTTCGGCATGCTGGCAGAAATAGCTGATTTCTAATTTGCGATGTGCTGGCAGGGCAAAAATCGGCAAAGCGCCAATCCTAAACAGGGCAAAAATCACCGCAAAAAACTCGGCACAATTAGGCAGTTGCACCACCACCCGATCTTGTGGCCCTAGGCCAAGCGCGCTAAACCCCTTGGCTAAGCGATCCGCCTCTGCAGCCAGATCACGGTAGCTCCAGCGAGTTTGCCCGCTCACTAGCGCAAGCCGCTCGCCGTATTGCTCTGCCCGCTCCTCTAGCAAGGCGCTGAAGGTTTGGCCTCGCCAATAGCCCTTGCGGCGATAGTCACCGGCCAAAGCTTCTGGCCATGGTGTGCAATGCGCTAAAAAATCACTCATCACACCGCTCCTGCATGAACAAGTCCCAATGCTTCGAACCATGGCGAGCCATACGCTAAAAAATTACTCATCACACGGCTCCTGCATGAACAAGTCCCATGGCGTTCAGCATGGTGCGAAACTTTGCCGACGTTTCTGCCAGCTCGCTTTGTGGTGAGGAATCGGCAACGATACCGGCGCCAGCAAAGAGGCGCAGCGATTTACCCGCAACTTCAGCGCAGCGTATCGTTACAATCCACTCACCATCGCCATTGGCATCGCACCAGCCCAGCATGCCGGTATAAAAGCCACGATCAAACGGCTCGATCTGTGCAATTAAATCGCGGGCATTCTGATTGGGGTGGCCGCACACAGCGGGCGTAGGATGCAGGGCTGAAGCCAGCATCAGCGATGTGGTTTCTTCATCAATCAGCTCGCCGCTGATTTCTGTGGATAAGTGCCACATGGTTTCGGTATGCATTAAAACTGGCCGCTCCGGCACAATCAGCGTGCGGCAAAATGGCCGCAAACCGTCTGCAACGGCGTTCACCACGACCGCATGCTCGTGTAAATCTTTTGCCGACTGAAGCAGCGCTTCGCCACGCTCGCGATCAATTTTAGGATCGGGGCTGCGGGCGGCCGAGCCTGCCAGCGGGTTAGAAAACACTTGGCTGCCTTTTTTACGCAGCAAAAGCTCGGGGCTGGCCCCGATCAAAATACGCGGCTGGACTTCTGCCTGGTCGGAAAGATTAACGGCAAAGGTATAGCCATGGGCATTACGCTGAGCCAGCGTTACCAGTAATTTGGGGATATCCACCGCTTGCTCTGCAGCCAGATCCAATGCGCGCGCCAGCACCACTTTATCTAAATCTTTATTCTGTAAATGCTGCACAGCCAGCGCTACGCCATCGGCATAAGCTTGCGGCTCTGGCAGGGGAGTGATGGAGCAAGGAACTGCCTGCGGCTTAGGCTGGGCAAGGCTTTGCGGTAAAGGGCCTGCCCGCAGTACGCTGCGGGGGATGCTCAGGCAGGCCGATTTTCTACCATCAAAAGGGATCGCCCCCACCACCACCGGATCAAGATGCCCTGTGGCTTTGGCCTGCTTCAGTGCAAGGGCTACAGCCTGATTAAGTGCATCTAAACTATTGGCCGCGGGAACCGTGGCATAGTGGCCCTGAGCCAGCAACGTTTGCCTGGAGCTAGCAAAAAACATCGCTGAATCTGTTTGATAACCTGACAGCAAATATTGAGCCTGTGTACGCAATTCGCCACGGAATAGATCATTCATCAGATGAGTTCCTCTTTATAAAAGTGGAATAGGCAAAGTTAAATAAGGCCAGCCGCAGCCGCCCTGAATGGCAGGCACTGACGCCAGCTGATCCCCATCCGCCAAAATCACCCGGCCCGCAGCTGCAAGCACGGAAAAGCAAGCTTGAACAAGGCCAGTGCCAGGTTCACAGCTCACTTTTGATAAATATCACTCTTAAACGATAATGAGAATGGGTATCGTTAACAAAGTATGCCATGCTCAATCAAAATTGCACAAGATTAATGTAAGGGCACAATCAGTAAACAAGAGAAAAAGTGAGGGATTGAGAGAGGTAACAGACAAAAAAAAAGCTGGCTCCAAATTGGAGCCAGCTTTTTTAAAAGACGATCAATCAGCCTAAGAGCAGCGCATCGTCGTCGATTTTTTCGCCACGGTTTTTTTCAAACATAGCCAGCAAATCGCCCACCTCCATGGTGTGGCGCTTATCTCCTGCCACATCCAGCACCACCTGCCCCTGATGCAGCATGACGGTGCGATGGCCGTGATCCAGCGCCTGGCGCATGGAGTGCGTTACCATCAGCGCGGTTAAGTTGTTTTCTTTGACGATACGATCGGTGAGCTGCAAAACAAAAGCCGCAGTTTTAGGATCCAGCGCCGCGGTATGCTCATCCAGCAGCAGCAAACGCGATGGCTGCAAAGAAGCCATCAACAGGCTGACCGCCTGTCTTTGCCCGCCGGAAAGTAAATCCATCCTGTCGCCCAAGCGGTTTTCCAGGCCCAGCTCTAAGGTGGCCAGCTTGTCGCGGAAAATCGCCCGCTGCTCGTTTTTAACCGCCCGGCCAAAGCCGCGCTTTTTACCACGCTGCCAGGCGAGCGCCATGTTTTCTTCGATGCTCAGCCCTTCGCAGGTACCTGCCATCGGGTCTTGAAACACCCGCGCCACCATGCCAGCGCGCTGCCATGCAGACAGCCGGGTCACATCCTGCCCATCAATATGAATGCTGCCGCTGTCCATTTGTAGATCGCCGGAAATCGCATTCAGAAAAGTCGATTTACCCGCGCCATTGCTGCCGATTACGGTAATAAATTGGCCAGATTCGATGGTGAGCGATAAACCCTTTAAAACCAGATTTTCAATCGGTGTGCCGGGGTTAAAGGTCTTGTATAAATCACGGACTTCCATCATGACCGTTTCCCCTTTTTACGAAAAAACTTGGCTTTTACTTTTGGCAACACTAGGGCAAAGCCAACCAGCACGGCAGTAATTAAGTTTAAATCCTGCGCTTTCAGGCCAATAAAATCAGCATTTAGCGCCAGAGCAATCAGCAGGCGGTAAAGCAAAGCGCCCAGCACGGTAGCTAGGGTAATCACCCACAAATTACGCGATGGTAAAAGTGTTTCGCCAATAATCACCGCAGCAAGGCCCACCACAATCGTGCCCACCCCCATCGACACATCCGCCCCGCCCTGAGTTTGCACATAGAGCGCACCGGCAAAGGCAATCAGCGCGTTAGAGAGCGCCATACCAATCAGAATCATCCGGTCGGTCGCAATACCCTGCGCCCGCGCCATACGGGGATTGGCCCCGGTGGCCCGCATCGCCAGCCCTGCTTGCGACGCAAAAAAGAAATCCATGCCCAGCTTAGCCAGCACAATAATCACCGCCAGCACCGCAGGTTGCACCAGCCAGCCACTTTCCAGCTGCTCGCCAATAAAAGGGCTAAACACGGAAGGTGCACCTATCAGCGGCAGATTAGGCGCGCCCATAATGCGTAAATTGACCGAATAAAGGCCAATCATCACCAAAATACTGGCTAAGAGCTGCAAGATATTCAGGCGCACATTCAGCCAAGCAGTCAGCCAGCCCGAAGCTGCCCCGGCCAGCACGGCCATGGCACAGGCAAACCAAGGATCGTGTCCACCAGAAATTAAAGTGGCCGCTACCGCGCCACCAAGGGGAAAGCTGCCATCGGCAGTTAAATCAGGGAAATTAAGCAGGCGAAAAGAAATCAGCACCCCAAGCGCCACCAGCGCAAAGATCAAACCAATTTCCAATGCACCCATCAGGGCAATGGGAGTCATAAGTATTCCAGGGGGCAACAATCAAATCTGAAAACCCAAACCTTAAACCACAGAGGAAAGGAGAACTCGGAGGAGCACGGAGACAAACCCAACAAGATTTTCTCTGTAAAACTCTGTGTTATCTGTGGTTCAAGATTTGGGTTTTGACGCAGTTTTTTACTTCACCACTTCTTTAGCTTCTTTTAGCAGCGCTGCAGACAGCGTGACGCCTTGTTTTTTAGCGGCAGCGGCATTGACCATCAGCTCTTGCTTAGCGCCCACTTCAGGTGCGATATCGCCTGCATTTTCGCCTTTCAGAATACGCACGACCATCTTGCCAGTCTGGCGGCCTAGGTCGTAATAGCTCATGCCCATGGCTGCAATTGCGCCGCGTTTCACTAGGCTGGCATCACCCGAGATCAAAGGAATCTGCGCTTGTTGTGCTACACCCACTAATGATTCGTAGCTGGACACCACGTTATTGTCAGTATTGGTGTAAATCGCATCCACCTTACCCACTAAGCTTTTAGCTGCAGTAGAGATATCCACCGTACGCGCTGCCGGTGCTTCTACCAGCGTCATGCCGCGTTTAGCCAATTCAGTTTTTAATTCTTTAGCCACAATGGTGGAATTCACTTCACCCGGGCTATACACCATGCCGATACGTTTGGCCGTGGGTTTTACTTTAAGGATTAAATCAATTTGGGGAGATAACTGCAGCATATCGGATACGCCGGTTACATTATCGTTGCCTGTTTTCCAGCTTTTCACCAGCTTAGCCGCCACCGGGTCGGTGACCGCCGTAAACACCACCGGAATAGTGCGTGTTGCAGCCACCACGGCCTGTGCGCTTGGTGTGGCAATAGCCACGATCACATCAGGCTGATCGCCCACAAACTTGCGTGCAATTTGCGCGGCAGTGGCGGTATTGCCCTGTGCACTTTGAAATTGATATTTAATTTGCTTGCCTGGCTCAAAACCTGCTGCTTTTAATTCGTCTTCCACCCCTTTACGCGCAGCATCGAGCGCAGGGTGATCAACAATCGCAGTGACAGCCACCGACTTCATATCGCTTGCGCCCGCTGTAAACGACAAACTGACCAGTGCGGCCAAAAGAGCAGGTTTAAATAATTTAAGCATCTGACAAATCCTTATTTCAAAGTGATTTTGAAGCTTTGAGGGAAAGAAAATCGCGACTTTTTAATGGAATAGATAAGCTGATTCGCTTACTTTAAACAATCGTTTTATTTTTTCAATTAAATGACAAGCAAATAGCCAAGACCCGGCTTTAGCCTGCAAATCATCCTGAATAAAATACCGGCAGGATAAAGGCAATAAAGGGTCGTTGCGTCAAAGATAATAGAGGGAAGTCTGCACAAGATACAAAACGGGGATATCCCTAATAGAGGGTGTTCTCTCTGATATAAATTCATATACACGGAGGCAAAATAAGCTGTGGATAACTTTGTGGGTAAGATATCAATTCACCCCTGATTAAGGGGATTTAAATCAATAAAACTGGTTTATTAAGCAGATGTAAAACAGGGTAAGACCCAAGCCAGATAACACTTGACGGGCAATAAGCAGAAGAGAAACAGTATTAAAAAAAACCGACCATATGCACAGCCAAGCCTGTGTGTAAAGCCCTGATACACGCATTGATATGCCGCAAAAAAACAGCACTTAATGTGCCTGCAGCAGTACAAGATTTAATCATTTATAAAGAATTATCAAGCTCAGCAGAAAGTCGCCTATCAGCCTAGTTCACAAAAATGACATTTTCCATCCCTATTTATACGGAATAAGCTTGTAAGCTGAGGAACGGTAAAACGCCTTTCCTGCCACTGTTTCCTGCCTGATTCAGTGGATTTTAAAAAAACAAAGGCAGAAAACCTGATGATTTTCTGCCTTTATTTTCAGTGTATTAGCCAGGTCCTGCTGCAGGCTAACGGTGGATAACTATTCATCCTTACACCGCGCTAAGAATTAAAGCACGTAGCGCGCCAAATCTTCATCAGCGGCAATACCGCCTAATTTGCTGCTCACAAAATCTGCATCCACCACAATCTTGCCGCTTTTTGCATCAAAGGAGATTTCCTCCAGCAAGCGCTCCATCACGGTGTATAAACGACGCGCGCCGATATTCTCAGTACTTTCATTCACCTGCCAGGCAATTTCGGCCATGC
It includes:
- a CDS encoding (2,3-dihydroxybenzoyl)adenylate synthase, which gives rise to MSDFLAHCTPWPEALAGDYRRKGYWRGQTFSALLEERAEQYGERLALVSGQTRWSYRDLAAEADRLAKGFSALGLGPQDRVVVQLPNCAEFFAVIFALFRIGALPIFALPAHRKLEISYFCQHAEAVAYIIADQHGGFDYRNLASEVKAVSPSLQHVLVLGDAGPFTALHDLPAGPLPAPPEASDVAFFQLSGGSTGTPKLIPRTHDDYIYSLRGSAEICQLSPESVYLCVLPVGHNFALSSPGSLGVFYAGGTVVLSSNSSPDHVFPLIAAERVSITALVPPLVPVWLDAAASLQPDLSSLKVVQVGGARFNSEMAARLVRELGCILQQVFGMAEGLVNYTRYDDSDALVLHTQGRPISPDDEIRVVDDEDQPLPIGEVGHLLTRGPYTIHGYYRAAEHNARSFTADGFYRTGDLVRQTAEGYLVVEGRAKDQINRGGEKISAEEIEHLLLAHQGVADVAIVAMPDAFLGEKSCAFVIRRDASLRAVELNAYLRKLGIAAYKIPDRIEFTDAFPKTGVGKVSKKILRQMIEQRLLMLS
- a CDS encoding TonB-dependent receptor domain-containing protein, which codes for MKHPTRHYTLLLAIKLALAGLGGASAVAYADTSAAEQVYQLPAGSLSAQLKQFSQQSGIKLNIDESLVKGWTRPALNGRYSGQQGLNAILADTGLQAIASGAGYQLIANTAYLAPVTVTGEKINRSMQETTTAITVLNGADLDKGHVTSIYEIGNRAPNVNINGAGGVNIRGVEGTGPATGVFSFISGARPRVSTSVDGAPETWSGQQYVDFGMWDVEQVEILRGPQSTTQGRNTIGGAVVVNTKNPTSSWEGAVRAGYENEAGRTLGAAMISGPIVQDELAFRLAAEGIKGKGFVEYPGDWPWDPSDFKRQNVRAKLLWTPSNMPDFSAKLTVSQRDQEGEYLNRINSANYSDRTYSKLNSRVNTRTQDSSKTTANIDLEYKISEGLNSHLLYSRGKYHASFKESGADRFQLQMDENSNTLESRLIYDPQGGRVSALAGFYYYDRHQDLNASPYNSGFFGTDKVDTLAVFGESTISLNSSFDLNLGGRIERESQKRNVLGWPGTNNEALIKTDISETMFLPKVGIIYKATPETSFGLTYREGYTPGAGSINYDDNKFYEYGKEKVSTIELSSRSSFLDKRLALNTNLFYNRYKDYQALLNNYFTNIPKAESYGIEISADASVNSSLQLFASLGLLSTKITESNIRSASVEGNRLGYAAPVSASFGFKQKFDMGFFLNGDISHTGEYYSDLSNTEQLKAGDYTLANLQVGYDKGNYAVRAYVKNLFNSDVIYRKGSRNHEADAGAPRTLGVTVDYRF
- a CDS encoding MbtH family protein, whose amino-acid sequence is MSNEQVNPFDDESQDFLVLKNVLGQYSLWPSFAAVPTAWNKVFGPESHARCLEYIELNWLDIRITQSVH
- the fes gene encoding enterochelin esterase; protein product: MLCKLNSEASKATDLLKAIDAGSESWWLKIAEQGTPLIEECADHRVWVTFLWRDPAGDESCSELARVYIDVNSVTDHHRADPQSLVRMAGSDIWYWQVQLPADWRGSYCLMPVAASRLPDFSALAAAEQASDQRSWWRSIAEAAEADPLNLQSPRAGAWRSAMSALHLPKAPPQTAWRCADGQDKGDLAALKLLDWHSAMLANQRRVWVYQTGEPDGDRALVLLLDGQHWAERMPVYPAIDRATADGQLPAAVYVLIDAIDGGQRSLELPCNPQFWQAVQSELLPLIQQIAPCSDQPERTVIAGQSYGGLSAMYAALHWPERFGCVLSQSGSFWWPYHDILKMPLNQPAIRKPGSRGRLAEELPGLAPAARALKVFQEAGSREDVMIDVNETMRDALVQAGHQVSYRLFEGGHDWLCWRGGLLDGLSELLANQYPAEVSPF
- a CDS encoding isochorismatase family protein; the protein is MAIPKISTYPMPTEFPANRVSWQPDAKRAVLLIHDMQDYFVDFYDKSAAPIPELIGNTRRILDLAAKLGIPVVYTAQMPDQTLAERGLLQDMWGAGLVAQPARKGIVQELTPQPQDTVLPKWRYSAFQRSNLLESMRSQGRDQLIICGVYAHIGCMMTACDAFMNDIQAFFVGDALADFSAKEHQMALDYVAQRCGYTTSTTALIQQLQGGSLPASLDELRKIIASSLQIPASDLHEDDNLIDWGLDSIRVMSLQESWRRAGVELSFTQLAEQATLAAWWALLAKS